The nucleotide sequence TGCGCGGCGGTCAGTGCGTCCGCGACCCGGGCGATCAGGCGGTCGGGCACCGAGTTCAGGGGAAGTCTCCCCATGAGTTGGGTCGCTCTGTGGAGTGACCGGTTGGTGATTCCCAGCGGCTCGGTGACGTCGTCGAGTTTGAAGTGGTTGTGCGTACTCTGCTCGGCGAACCTCGTGACGACGGGCCGCCGTTCGGTGTCGTAGGTGGCGAGCAGCGACTCCGATGCGCCGTCCTGCAGGACCGCCGCAAGCTTCCAGGCGATGTTGTGGGCGTCCTGCACACCACTGTTGAGGCCGAAGCCGCCGGTGTGGGGAAACCGGTGGGCGGCGTCGCCGATGAGCAACAGCCGGCCGTGGTGGAAGCGATCGGCGATCTGCTTGGTCATGGTCCACGTTCCCGTCGACCGGATCCGGTAGTCGGTGGCGCCGATGACCTCCGGCAGGACCCGGCCCCAGAATCGCTCGGAATCACTGGCAATTTGTTGGGCGGCGTGCAGGTACGGAGTCATCAGCACGTAGTCGTCGTCGGCGTGCGCGATCATCACCCCGCTGAACCGCGGGTGATAGATCCAGCTGAGTAGTGGTCGGTCCGTGCCGTCGGGGTACAGCCCTGGCGCGTGGAAGAAGACGCTGCCCATGTTGGCCAGGACGGGGCCTTCCATGGTGATGCCGGCGGCGTCGCGCAAGGTGCTGTTGGCGCCGTCGGCGGCGATCACGTAGTGCGGTGACACGGGATCGATCTCACCGTTCGGTGACCTGAGGGACAAGACGTCACCGTGCAGCGCGGCTCGCCATCCGAGCCGGAGGTCGACGAGGGGTTCGTCGGCGAGGGTCTTCCACAAGACCGGCATGAGCAGGTGCTGTCCGATGTGGGAGATGAGACGGGGACTGTGCGAGCGGACGTCGGCGAGCCGATCGGGCTGAGAGAGCAGGTCTATTTCGCCGATCGGAGCGGACCGTACGTCGGTGCACCAGCGGATGACGTTGACGGTGTCGATGGGCGGGGTGATGGCGTCCACGGCGCTACCCAGAGTGGGGGAGGCCTGATCCCAGATCTCCAACGTGCGGGCGTTGATGACGTGTGCGGCAGGGTGTAGGCGGGGAGTGCGGCGTTGCTCGACGACGGTACTGGGGATGCCGTTGCGCGCCAGGAGGAGGGCGAGAGTGCATCCGGCGGCACCGGCACCGACGATGACGATCGGGTCGGTGGTCATGTCCTACAGGGTCTTCCACGTGATCGCGCGCTTGTTGCTCTTCGGTCTCGTGCCCGGACGCGTTCCGGCGCCGGGTGTGAGCAAGTCCTGTCGATCGACGCCCGCGCGCAGTCGTTCGAGCAGATAAGCCGGGTCGATGTTGGTGCCGATCGGGTTGGCGGCGAACTCGTCACTGTTGAAGTACTCGGCGGTCTTCTGCGCCGTGGGGAAGTTCTCCGTCTGAAACTCCAGCCGAATACCCTCGGGGTCCTCGTAGTACAGGCTGGTGGTCGGCCCGTGGTTGATCGACCAGACGGGCGTGATGCCCACCCCGCGGAGCCGTTCGTAGGTCAGCAGCAGCCTCTCCACGGAGGTGAAGGTGAATGCCAGATGGTCGATGCCGTAGGTCTTGCGCCGCCATCGCGACAACGGAAAGGCGAAGCGCACCGGCGGCGGGAGCTTGACGAGCGCCAGCCGGTGGCTTTCGTGATCCCATGTCAGGAAGGCGATCTGGTGATCCTCGTGGACCACGCGAGCGCCGAAGACGTGTCCGTACCAGTCGATCATCTCGGCGCTGCGCGCAGTCTTGACCACCCAGTGGGCGATGAAGTCGGGAACGAGGCGGTCGGGGAGTTCCGTGAGGTCCGGGGCGGAGGTGGTGTTGGCGGGATCGTTGGGATCGGAGG is from Mycolicibacterium grossiae and encodes:
- a CDS encoding FAD-dependent monooxygenase, which produces MTTDPIVIVGAGAAGCTLALLLARNGIPSTVVEQRRTPRLHPAAHVINARTLEIWDQASPTLGSAVDAITPPIDTVNVIRWCTDVRSAPIGEIDLLSQPDRLADVRSHSPRLISHIGQHLLMPVLWKTLADEPLVDLRLGWRAALHGDVLSLRSPNGEIDPVSPHYVIAADGANSTLRDAAGITMEGPVLANMGSVFFHAPGLYPDGTDRPLLSWIYHPRFSGVMIAHADDDYVLMTPYLHAAQQIASDSERFWGRVLPEVIGATDYRIRSTGTWTMTKQIADRFHHGRLLLIGDAAHRFPHTGGFGLNSGVQDAHNIAWKLAAVLQDGASESLLATYDTERRPVVTRFAEQSTHNHFKLDDVTEPLGITNRSLHRATQLMGRLPLNSVPDRLIARVADALTAAQMSRTRRLSKQSARSARLRQRMAAVIPGQEEHFVASGLEFGYAYGSWLIDTAEGPCPDGDVAFYRPTTHPGARLPHAVILGEDGTERSTHDAVARRGLTMFTGAPTQWAEALALEPITVPIDVVALTATGQQDRVDVIDLFEVGECGAVVVRPDGHVVWRTCDDSSAADRFRDFVHRAWSRVHPRLRDDDTQQSA
- a CDS encoding VOC family protein, with amino-acid sequence MSATPVPLQPSDPNDPANTTSAPDLTELPDRLVPDFIAHWVVKTARSAEMIDWYGHVFGARVVHEDHQIAFLTWDHESHRLALVKLPPPVRFAFPLSRWRRKTYGIDHLAFTFTSVERLLLTYERLRGVGITPVWSINHGPTTSLYYEDPEGIRLEFQTENFPTAQKTAEYFNSDEFAANPIGTNIDPAYLLERLRAGVDRQDLLTPGAGTRPGTRPKSNKRAITWKTL